A window of the Thermodesulfovibrionales bacterium genome harbors these coding sequences:
- a CDS encoding farnesyl diphosphate synthase, with amino-acid sequence MNRRDSTEQNSGQRQIVSRIDIKTYLRDKRDLIDSFLRSHFSMPLAPATLNDAMVYSLFAGGKRLRPILALASYEACGGDGTEILPYVASLELIHTYSLVHDDLPAMDDDDLRRGKPTNHKVFGEGMAILAGDALLTEAFSLLSDSSRLSSPSPRGVLDETRSRIPPSAVLKVIGEVSMAAGAHGMVGGQAEDLLSEDAAPESEKLSFIHSHKTGALITVSVRMGAILARAGKKNLRALTRYGENIGLAFQIIDDILDIQGNTGELGKTTGSDEKKKKMTYPGLYGIDRSAKKAEELVEEAVGVLQSFRESADPLREIALYITKRRT; translated from the coding sequence ATGAACAGAAGAGACTCGACGGAGCAGAACTCCGGTCAGAGACAGATAGTCTCAAGAATTGATATAAAGACGTACTTGAGAGATAAACGGGATCTTATTGATTCCTTCCTCCGGTCTCACTTCTCGATGCCTCTTGCTCCTGCCACCCTCAACGACGCAATGGTTTATTCCCTTTTTGCCGGAGGCAAGAGACTGAGGCCTATCCTGGCGCTCGCATCATACGAAGCCTGTGGCGGAGACGGCACAGAGATACTCCCTTACGTCGCTTCCCTTGAGCTTATTCATACCTATTCTCTCGTTCATGACGACCTCCCGGCCATGGATGACGATGATCTGAGGAGGGGAAAGCCTACCAACCACAAGGTCTTCGGGGAAGGGATGGCGATTCTTGCCGGAGATGCGCTCCTTACAGAGGCTTTTTCTTTACTGTCGGATTCAAGTCGCTTATCATCACCCTCCCCGAGAGGAGTACTGGATGAAACAAGATCGCGCATCCCCCCATCTGCGGTGCTAAAGGTTATCGGTGAAGTCTCAATGGCAGCAGGGGCTCACGGGATGGTCGGGGGTCAGGCTGAGGACCTCCTTTCGGAAGATGCGGCGCCGGAGAGTGAAAAACTGTCGTTCATTCATTCCCATAAGACCGGAGCGCTCATCACCGTGTCAGTGCGGATGGGGGCTATCCTCGCCCGCGCGGGGAAGAAGAACCTCAGGGCGCTCACGCGGTATGGTGAGAACATCGGCCTTGCTTTCCAGATAATCGATGATATACTTGATATACAGGGGAACACGGGAGAACTGGGCAAAACAACAGGTTCGGATGAGAAGAAGAAAAAGATGACATATCCCGGCCTCTACGGCATCGATCGCTCGGCTAAGAAAGCTGAGGAACTCGTGGAGGAGGCCGTCGGTGTTCTGCAATCATTCCGGGAGAGTGCCGATCCCCTGCGGGAGATAGCTCTATATATCACGAAGAGGAGAACTTGA